A region of Lycium barbarum isolate Lr01 chromosome 3, ASM1917538v2, whole genome shotgun sequence DNA encodes the following proteins:
- the LOC132634346 gene encoding uncharacterized protein LOC132634346 isoform X2 gives MEDSGAILCQISLLKDMLDQVNEEIEANIQATREIESQIEKCREIESSLAARESELTRTAYTLQFEIVGLMRVHADSVTSLEHLEEKICNLRRRRDEILERMNNRRDEFVASCLAFQNEVAGKDNDAVCTLLAEKELLQNEIHSLNKKNKALESSTTAFVEEVLEDLQQTNSALDVEIRCGNIENEKLLKDIAELKRTLSAFMLTGLQEMVSGVGNVFPAADQ, from the exons ATGGAGGACTCAGGTGCAATTTTGTGTCAGATCTCTTTACTCAAGGATATGCTTGATCAG GTAAACGAAGAAATTGAAGCGAATATTCAGGCTACGAGAGAGATTGAATCGCAAATAGAGAAGTGTAGGGAAATTGAAAGCTCActggctgcacgagaatcagaaCTGACGAGAACCGCTTATACACTTCAATTTGAAATTGTTGGATTGATGAGAGTTCATG CTGATTCAGTGACCTCTCTCGAACATTTGGAGGAAAAGATATGTAATCTAAGAAGGAGGCGTGATGAGATACTTGAGAGAATGAATAACAGAAG GGATGAATTTGTGGCTTCGTGCCTAGCTTTTCAAAATGAAGTTGCTGGTAAAGATAATGATGCAGTATGCACTTTGCTCGCAGAGAAAGAGCTGCTTCAGAATGAAATTCATAGTTTGAACAAGAAAAATAAGGCTTTGGAAAGCTCAACAACAGCTTTTGTGGAAGAGGTTCTTGAAGATCTTCAGCAAACTAACTCTG CTTTAGACGTTGAAATAAGATGTGGCAATATTGAGAATGAGAAATTGCTCAAGGATATTGCTGAATTAAAGAGGACTTTGTCGGCATTTATGTTGACAGGATTGCAAGAAATG GTATCTGGAGTTGGTAATGTTTTTCCAGCCGCTGACCAGTGA
- the LOC132634346 gene encoding uncharacterized protein LOC132634346 isoform X1: MEDSGAILCQISLLKDMLDQVNEEIEANIQATREIESQIEKCREIESSLAARESELTRTAYTLQFEIVGLMRVHADSVTSLEHLEEKICNLRRRRDEILERMNNRRDEFVASCLAFQNEVAGKDNDAVCTLLAEKELLQNEIHSLNKKNKALESSTTAFVEEVLEDLQQTNSALDVEIRCGNIENEKLLKDIAELKRTLSAFMLTGLQEMQVSGVGNVFPAADQ; the protein is encoded by the exons ATGGAGGACTCAGGTGCAATTTTGTGTCAGATCTCTTTACTCAAGGATATGCTTGATCAG GTAAACGAAGAAATTGAAGCGAATATTCAGGCTACGAGAGAGATTGAATCGCAAATAGAGAAGTGTAGGGAAATTGAAAGCTCActggctgcacgagaatcagaaCTGACGAGAACCGCTTATACACTTCAATTTGAAATTGTTGGATTGATGAGAGTTCATG CTGATTCAGTGACCTCTCTCGAACATTTGGAGGAAAAGATATGTAATCTAAGAAGGAGGCGTGATGAGATACTTGAGAGAATGAATAACAGAAG GGATGAATTTGTGGCTTCGTGCCTAGCTTTTCAAAATGAAGTTGCTGGTAAAGATAATGATGCAGTATGCACTTTGCTCGCAGAGAAAGAGCTGCTTCAGAATGAAATTCATAGTTTGAACAAGAAAAATAAGGCTTTGGAAAGCTCAACAACAGCTTTTGTGGAAGAGGTTCTTGAAGATCTTCAGCAAACTAACTCTG CTTTAGACGTTGAAATAAGATGTGGCAATATTGAGAATGAGAAATTGCTCAAGGATATTGCTGAATTAAAGAGGACTTTGTCGGCATTTATGTTGACAGGATTGCAAGAAATG CAGGTATCTGGAGTTGGTAATGTTTTTCCAGCCGCTGACCAGTGA
- the LOC132634346 gene encoding uncharacterized protein LOC132634346 isoform X3, whose amino-acid sequence MEDSGAILCQISLLKDMLDQVNEEIEANIQATREIESQIEKCREIESSLAARESELTRTAYTLQFEIVGLMRVHVTSLEHLEEKICNLRRRRDEILERMNNRRDEFVASCLAFQNEVAGKDNDAVCTLLAEKELLQNEIHSLNKKNKALESSTTAFVEEVLEDLQQTNSALDVEIRCGNIENEKLLKDIAELKRTLSAFMLTGLQEMQVSGVGNVFPAADQ is encoded by the exons ATGGAGGACTCAGGTGCAATTTTGTGTCAGATCTCTTTACTCAAGGATATGCTTGATCAG GTAAACGAAGAAATTGAAGCGAATATTCAGGCTACGAGAGAGATTGAATCGCAAATAGAGAAGTGTAGGGAAATTGAAAGCTCActggctgcacgagaatcagaaCTGACGAGAACCGCTTATACACTTCAATTTGAAATTGTTGGATTGATGAGAGTTCATG TGACCTCTCTCGAACATTTGGAGGAAAAGATATGTAATCTAAGAAGGAGGCGTGATGAGATACTTGAGAGAATGAATAACAGAAG GGATGAATTTGTGGCTTCGTGCCTAGCTTTTCAAAATGAAGTTGCTGGTAAAGATAATGATGCAGTATGCACTTTGCTCGCAGAGAAAGAGCTGCTTCAGAATGAAATTCATAGTTTGAACAAGAAAAATAAGGCTTTGGAAAGCTCAACAACAGCTTTTGTGGAAGAGGTTCTTGAAGATCTTCAGCAAACTAACTCTG CTTTAGACGTTGAAATAAGATGTGGCAATATTGAGAATGAGAAATTGCTCAAGGATATTGCTGAATTAAAGAGGACTTTGTCGGCATTTATGTTGACAGGATTGCAAGAAATG CAGGTATCTGGAGTTGGTAATGTTTTTCCAGCCGCTGACCAGTGA